A section of the Devosia rhizoryzae genome encodes:
- a CDS encoding YraN family protein: MPHSRSKTVTERRQQAHRSGHRAEALAAWYLQAKLYSIRARRYKTPVGEIDLVAEKAGTLVFVEVKQRTKGGDEAMALGVVNQSRIARAAKHWLSRHPKDAIKDCRFDVIFLAPGRWPRHLKHAFSVSE, from the coding sequence ATGCCGCACTCGCGCTCAAAGACCGTGACTGAGCGCCGACAACAGGCGCATCGATCAGGCCATCGCGCCGAAGCACTGGCGGCATGGTATCTCCAGGCCAAGCTCTACAGCATTCGCGCCCGCCGCTACAAAACGCCCGTCGGCGAGATCGACCTGGTGGCCGAAAAAGCCGGTACCCTGGTCTTTGTCGAGGTGAAACAAAGGACAAAGGGCGGCGACGAAGCCATGGCACTTGGCGTCGTCAACCAGTCCCGCATCGCCCGCGCCGCGAAACACTGGCTCTCCCGCCATCCCAAGGATGCCATTAAGGACTGCCGCTTTGATGTAATTTTCCTTGCGCCCGGCCGCTGGCCGCGCCATCTCAAGCACGCCTTTTCCGTAAGCGAGTAA
- the pncA gene encoding bifunctional nicotinamidase/pyrazinamidase: MIEIEPEDVLLIVDVQYDFLPNGSLAVAGGDEIVPLINQLAKKFKHVVLTQDWHPADHVSFASQHEGKTPFETVELDYGTQVLWPDHCVWNTHGAEISRDLDVPQAQLIIRKGYNRGIDSYSGFQEADRETLTGLAGYLNERDIGRLFVVGLATDFCVAWTALDAAAGGFDVTVIEDATRAIDSNGSLEQAWTDMTDAGVERVQSREILG, from the coding sequence ATGATCGAGATCGAACCTGAAGACGTGCTGCTGATCGTCGATGTGCAATACGATTTCCTGCCCAATGGCAGCCTTGCCGTCGCTGGCGGCGACGAGATCGTGCCGCTGATCAACCAGCTCGCCAAAAAGTTCAAGCATGTGGTGCTGACCCAGGATTGGCACCCGGCCGATCACGTCTCCTTTGCCAGCCAGCACGAAGGCAAAACGCCGTTCGAGACCGTCGAACTCGACTACGGCACGCAGGTGCTCTGGCCCGACCACTGCGTCTGGAACACCCATGGCGCCGAAATTAGCCGTGACCTCGACGTGCCACAGGCGCAGCTCATCATCCGCAAGGGCTATAATCGCGGAATCGATAGCTATTCGGGCTTCCAGGAAGCCGATCGGGAAACCCTGACCGGCCTTGCCGGCTATCTCAACGAACGCGACATCGGGCGCCTCTTCGTGGTCGGCCTCGCCACCGACTTCTGCGTCGCCTGGACCGCACTCGATGCAGCCGCAGGCGGGTTCGACGTCACGGTCATCGAGGACGCAACGCGTGCCATTGATTCGAACGGATCGCTCGAGCAGGCCTGGACTGACATGACGGACGCCGGCGTCGAGCGCGTGCAGAGCCGCGAGATCCTCGGTTAG
- the grpE gene encoding nucleotide exchange factor GrpE, with protein MSDENAAQGETPDLDLPETETAEVDPVEALQAENAELKDRVLRTVAEMENLRKRTERDVSDTRSYAIAGFARDMLSATDALSRALLVIPQETRDTAEGTLKSLIEGLELAEREMQRLLGKHGVKPIEAAGQKFDPNKHQAMFEVPNPNVPEGTVVQVVQQGFAIGERVLRPAMVGVAKGGSAGGGDEGVDKSA; from the coding sequence ATGAGCGACGAAAACGCCGCCCAGGGCGAAACGCCGGACCTCGACCTGCCGGAAACCGAAACCGCGGAAGTCGATCCCGTCGAAGCGCTGCAGGCTGAAAATGCCGAGCTCAAGGACCGGGTGCTGCGCACCGTCGCCGAGATGGAAAACCTGCGCAAGCGCACCGAGCGCGATGTTTCCGACACCCGCTCTTATGCAATTGCCGGCTTTGCGCGCGACATGCTCTCGGCCACCGACGCGCTGAGCCGGGCCCTGCTGGTGATCCCGCAGGAAACCCGCGACACGGCAGAAGGCACGCTCAAGAGCCTTATCGAAGGGCTGGAACTGGCCGAACGCGAGATGCAGCGCCTTTTGGGCAAGCATGGCGTCAAGCCGATCGAAGCGGCCGGCCAGAAGTTCGACCCCAACAAGCACCAGGCCATGTTCGAAGTGCCGAACCCCAATGTGCCGGAAGGCACGGTGGTGCAGGTGGTGCAGCAGGGTTTTGCGATTGGCGAACGGGTATTGCGTCCGGCCATGGTCGGGGTCGCCAAGGGCGGCAGTGCCGGTGGCGGGGACGAGGGCGTCGACAAGAGCGCTTGA
- the rdgB gene encoding RdgB/HAM1 family non-canonical purine NTP pyrophosphatase: MTLPRLKPGTRLCIATHNAGKLAEFRELFVPFGLELVSAGELGLLEPEETGTTFAENARTKAHAAAKGANMLALSDDSGICVDALNGEPGVYTADWAGVPRDFGRAMKRVEDALQAIGANSPSQRRASFNATLCLAHPDGRDVLYVGRCDGTLVWPPRGDIGHGYDPMFMPDGYDQTFGEMTRETKNNWSPGQQGLSHRARAFAKFIEEQIEHG; encoded by the coding sequence ATGACCCTGCCCCGCCTCAAGCCCGGCACGCGTCTTTGCATCGCCACCCACAATGCCGGCAAACTGGCCGAATTCCGCGAGCTCTTTGTCCCCTTCGGCCTTGAACTGGTATCCGCTGGCGAACTTGGCCTGCTCGAACCCGAGGAAACCGGCACCACCTTTGCCGAAAACGCCCGCACCAAGGCCCATGCGGCCGCCAAGGGCGCGAACATGCTCGCGCTCTCCGACGATTCAGGCATCTGTGTCGATGCGCTTAACGGCGAACCCGGCGTCTACACCGCCGACTGGGCCGGCGTGCCGCGCGATTTTGGCCGCGCCATGAAGCGCGTCGAGGATGCCCTCCAGGCCATCGGCGCCAATTCACCCAGCCAGCGCCGCGCCTCCTTCAACGCCACCCTGTGCCTTGCCCATCCTGATGGCCGCGACGTGCTTTACGTCGGCCGTTGCGACGGCACCCTCGTTTGGCCGCCGCGCGGCGACATCGGCCATGGCTATGATCCTATGTTCATGCCCGACGGATACGACCAGACCTTCGGGGAAATGACTCGAGAGACCAAGAACAACTGGTCACCGGGACAGCAGGGCCTGAGCCATCGTGCCCGTGCATTCGCCAAGTTCATCGAAGAGCAAATCGAGCATGGCTAG
- the gshB gene encoding glutathione synthase: MSLKVAVQMDHVATINPRGDSTFAMMLEAQARGHALLHYTHDTLSMRDNKVSALVQPITVTDAEKGQHFTLGEPQRIDLSTQDVVLMRQDPPFDMNYITLTHLLERIHPKTLVVNPPAAVRNAPEKILVTEFPELMPPTLVTRDRTEIHAFRKEHGNIIVKPLYGNGGAGVFFLQEGDHNLASLLELFEQNYREPFMIQKYLPDVRKGDKRIIIIDGEPIMGLNRIPAEGEARSNMHVGGRPELSPLTERELEICARIAPALKERDMIFVGIDVIGGYLTEINVTSPTGIREIKRFDGPDIAALIWDAIEKRRS, encoded by the coding sequence ATGTCGCTCAAAGTCGCCGTCCAAATGGACCATGTCGCCACCATCAATCCGCGCGGCGATTCCACTTTCGCCATGATGCTTGAGGCCCAGGCGCGCGGCCATGCGCTGCTCCATTATACGCACGACACGCTGTCCATGCGCGACAACAAGGTCAGCGCCCTCGTGCAGCCGATCACTGTCACCGATGCTGAAAAGGGCCAGCATTTCACCCTGGGCGAGCCACAGCGCATCGACCTTTCGACGCAGGATGTGGTCCTGATGCGCCAGGACCCGCCCTTCGACATGAACTATATTACGCTCACGCACCTGCTCGAGCGCATCCATCCCAAGACGCTGGTGGTCAATCCGCCGGCGGCCGTGCGCAATGCGCCGGAAAAAATCCTCGTCACCGAATTTCCCGAGCTGATGCCGCCGACGCTGGTAACCCGCGACCGCACTGAAATTCACGCCTTCCGCAAGGAGCACGGCAACATCATCGTCAAGCCGCTTTACGGCAATGGCGGCGCCGGCGTCTTCTTCCTCCAGGAGGGCGACCACAACCTGGCCTCGCTGCTTGAACTCTTTGAGCAGAATTACCGCGAACCCTTCATGATCCAGAAATACCTGCCCGACGTGCGCAAGGGCGACAAGCGGATCATCATCATCGACGGCGAGCCCATCATGGGCCTTAATCGCATCCCGGCCGAAGGCGAAGCCCGCTCCAATATGCATGTCGGCGGCCGCCCCGAGCTTTCACCGCTGACCGAGCGCGAGCTCGAAATCTGCGCTCGCATCGCGCCTGCGCTCAAGGAGCGCGACATGATCTTCGTCGGCATCGACGTCATAGGCGGCTATCTCACGGAAATCAACGTCACCTCCCCCACCGGCATCCGCGAAATCAAACGCTTCGACGGCCCCGACATCGCCGCCCTGATCTGGGACGCCATCGAAAAGCGGCGTTCATGA
- the hemW gene encoding radical SAM family heme chaperone HemW: MASANDLFGIYIHWPFCASKCPYCDFNSHVHRGAFDEDAFVEGYKREIAHMASLSPGRLVQSIFFGGGTPSLMSPKAVAAIIDAVAEEWEIDRKAEITLEANPTSVEVDRFRGFRTAGVNRVSLGVQSLRPGPLAELGRRHTVEEAVAAVRIAQSIFDRSSFDLIYARPKQTLEDWEDELKEAIWMARGHLSLYQLTIEQGTRYFDLFNAGKLQMPNEDLAADFYELTQELTKAAGMPAYEISNHAVPGQESRHNMLYWRYGEYAGIGPGAHGRLLVNNQRHATATEKMPFDWLAKVNAKGHGMVTDDVLTWEEQGDEFLVMGLRMKEGISPARFMSISGRGISEAQIAALKGYGFVETLPNGNIRVTEKGFPVLDAVVADLAA; encoded by the coding sequence ATGGCTAGCGCCAACGACCTCTTCGGCATTTACATCCACTGGCCCTTCTGCGCCTCGAAGTGCCCCTACTGCGATTTCAATTCGCATGTGCATCGCGGTGCTTTCGACGAGGATGCCTTTGTCGAAGGCTACAAGCGCGAAATCGCCCATATGGCCTCGCTCTCACCCGGCCGCCTGGTGCAGTCGATCTTTTTTGGCGGCGGCACCCCGTCGCTGATGTCGCCTAAGGCCGTAGCCGCCATCATCGATGCCGTGGCGGAAGAATGGGAAATCGACCGCAAGGCTGAAATCACGCTCGAAGCCAATCCGACCTCGGTGGAAGTGGACCGTTTCCGCGGCTTCCGCACCGCCGGCGTCAACCGTGTTTCCCTCGGCGTTCAATCGCTGCGGCCCGGTCCGCTCGCCGAACTTGGTCGGCGTCACACGGTGGAAGAAGCCGTCGCCGCCGTGCGCATCGCTCAGTCGATTTTCGACCGCAGCTCCTTTGACCTGATCTACGCGCGTCCGAAGCAAACGCTGGAAGATTGGGAAGACGAGCTCAAGGAGGCCATTTGGATGGCGCGCGGGCACTTGAGTCTTTACCAGCTCACCATCGAGCAGGGCACGCGCTACTTCGACCTTTTCAATGCCGGCAAGTTGCAGATGCCCAACGAGGATCTGGCCGCCGATTTCTATGAGCTCACCCAAGAGCTGACCAAGGCAGCCGGCATGCCCGCCTACGAAATCTCCAATCACGCCGTACCTGGTCAGGAATCGCGCCACAATATGCTCTATTGGCGCTATGGCGAATATGCCGGCATCGGTCCCGGCGCCCATGGCCGGCTCCTGGTCAACAACCAGCGCCACGCTACCGCCACCGAAAAGATGCCCTTCGACTGGCTCGCCAAGGTCAATGCCAAGGGCCATGGCATGGTCACCGACGACGTTCTCACGTGGGAAGAACAGGGGGACGAATTCCTCGTCATGGGCCTGCGCATGAAGGAAGGCATCTCCCCGGCACGCTTCATGTCGATCTCAGGCCGAGGTATTTCCGAGGCCCAGATCGCCGCGCTCAAAGGCTATGGCTTTGTGGAAACCCTGCCCAATGGCAATATCCGCGTCACGGAAAAGGGCTTCCCTGTGCTCGATGCAGTCGTGGCCGACCTTGCCGCCTGA
- the pabB gene encoding aminodeoxychorismate synthase component I produces MLTPGTVLLHDNLSPKGQNLLFAEPVETLVAHTAAEARAALVRLESAGQEGLWAAGYLAYEVGFLFEERLGALLPERSETPLLWFGLYRAPVSVDVTALLAQANAGSASDIQPSQTLAQYRMAFDRVKTLIEAGDTYQVNLTFKAGFELRGDPVGLYRTLAQSQKTAYGALIHAGDHWVLSRSPELFVSGAGDVLKARPMKGTLRRGKTRAEDQAGRAALAADEKNRAENLMIVDLLRNDLGRIAETGSVEVTDLFTVETFSSLHTMTSGIEARKKPGVGIAEVLENLFPCGSITGAPKLRAMEIIHEVEAGPRGLYTGSIGYIAPNNDFAFNVAIRTATIRNGVGEIGIGGGIVADSMAEDEYAEALLKLTFLANPALPVTLIETFKWTPEDGYLLLDRHLARLRHSAAYFALDASGAEAYLLDEAKTWIQAMRVRLTLSDAGLALTAVPLPPSPATFRFAIHPEPLDSGMLWLAHKTTNRLFYDQPRQRAHDEFGLDELVFTNERGELTEGSFTNLFVELDGQLTTPPLSSGLLPGTLRAELIARGEVVERVLTLADLGHAEAIYLGNSVRGLIPAHWIKDHP; encoded by the coding sequence ATGTTGACCCCCGGCACCGTGCTGCTCCACGACAATCTCTCGCCCAAGGGGCAGAACCTGCTCTTTGCCGAGCCGGTCGAGACTCTGGTCGCGCACACTGCCGCCGAAGCCCGGGCGGCACTGGTTCGGCTCGAGAGTGCAGGACAAGAGGGACTCTGGGCGGCCGGATACCTGGCATACGAAGTGGGCTTCCTGTTCGAGGAACGACTCGGTGCACTGCTGCCGGAGCGAAGCGAGACCCCGCTGCTCTGGTTCGGGCTTTACCGCGCACCGGTCTCGGTCGATGTGACGGCCTTGCTTGCGCAAGCGAATGCAGGCAGCGCGTCAGATATCCAGCCTTCGCAAACGCTGGCGCAATACCGCATGGCTTTCGACCGGGTAAAAACGCTGATCGAGGCCGGCGACACCTATCAGGTCAACCTTACCTTCAAGGCTGGTTTTGAGCTCCGGGGCGACCCGGTCGGGCTTTACCGCACGCTGGCGCAGAGCCAGAAGACCGCCTATGGCGCGCTGATCCATGCCGGTGACCACTGGGTCCTGTCCCGTTCGCCGGAACTTTTTGTTTCCGGCGCTGGTGACGTGCTCAAGGCGCGGCCGATGAAGGGCACGTTGCGCCGCGGCAAGACGCGTGCCGAGGATCAGGCCGGGCGTGCCGCGCTGGCCGCTGACGAAAAGAACCGTGCCGAAAACCTGATGATCGTCGACTTGCTGCGCAACGATCTCGGCCGCATTGCCGAAACCGGCTCGGTCGAAGTCACCGACCTGTTCACCGTCGAGACCTTTTCGAGCCTGCACACCATGACTTCGGGCATAGAGGCGCGGAAAAAGCCCGGTGTCGGCATTGCGGAAGTGCTCGAAAATCTCTTCCCCTGCGGCTCGATCACCGGGGCGCCGAAATTGCGGGCAATGGAGATCATCCACGAAGTCGAAGCCGGTCCGCGCGGCCTTTATACCGGTTCCATCGGCTATATTGCCCCCAACAACGATTTTGCCTTCAACGTCGCCATCCGCACCGCAACGATCCGCAACGGTGTCGGCGAGATCGGCATTGGGGGTGGCATCGTCGCCGATAGCATGGCCGAAGACGAATATGCCGAAGCTTTGCTCAAGCTAACCTTCCTCGCCAACCCCGCCCTGCCCGTCACCTTGATCGAGACCTTCAAGTGGACCCCGGAAGACGGCTACCTTCTCCTTGATCGCCACCTTGCGAGACTTCGGCACTCCGCCGCCTATTTCGCCCTCGATGCCAGCGGCGCCGAAGCGTACCTGCTCGATGAAGCGAAAACCTGGATCCAAGCCATGCGCGTCCGCCTGACGCTCTCGGATGCAGGCCTTGCGCTCACCGCCGTTCCCCTCCCCCCAAGCCCGGCCACGTTCCGTTTCGCCATCCATCCAGAACCACTCGATTCCGGCATGCTGTGGCTCGCGCACAAGACCACTAATCGCCTCTTTTACGACCAGCCGCGCCAGCGCGCTCATGATGAATTCGGCCTCGACGAGCTCGTCTTCACCAATGAGCGGGGCGAGCTGACCGAAGGCTCGTTCACCAATCTTTTCGTCGAGCTGGATGGCCAGCTCACGACTCCGCCACTTTCCTCCGGTCTCTTGCCGGGCACCCTCCGCGCCGAGTTGATCGCGCGCGGCGAGGTTGTTGAGCGCGTACTGACGCTTGCCGATCTAGGCCATGCCGAGGCAATCTATCTCGGCAATTCCGTCCGCGGGCTGATCCCCGCCCACTGGATAAAGGACCATCCATGA
- the rsmI gene encoding 16S rRNA (cytidine(1402)-2'-O)-methyltransferase, whose protein sequence is MSHDYYIAGTQFSAPDLAPGLYVVATPIGNLRDITIRAIETLAAAEAVLCEDTRTSAKLLDHYGIRVKRVAFHEHNERDKAEDIANRIADGAAIALISDAGTPLLSDPGFPLIRTLAEQNLPVFPIPGASALLSALVVAGLPTDAFAFHGFLPPKAGARANALKKYAVSRETLVFYESPRRLADTLTAMAEVLGNRQAAVSLELTKRFERTRRGSLTELAAFFAENDTKGEAVITVAGAAEPSAPAAEDWQAALTEAMGDHPLRAAVDDIAARFGLKRKEVYDAALALKDRD, encoded by the coding sequence GTGAGCCATGACTACTACATCGCCGGAACGCAGTTTTCGGCGCCGGACCTGGCTCCCGGCCTCTATGTCGTCGCGACCCCGATCGGCAATCTGCGCGACATAACCATAAGGGCGATCGAAACCCTCGCCGCTGCAGAAGCAGTTCTGTGCGAAGACACGCGCACATCCGCCAAGCTTCTCGATCACTACGGCATTCGCGTGAAACGCGTCGCCTTCCACGAGCACAACGAGCGCGACAAGGCCGAAGACATCGCCAATCGCATCGCCGACGGGGCTGCGATCGCTCTTATCTCTGATGCCGGCACGCCGCTTCTCTCTGATCCGGGATTCCCGCTTATCCGCACGCTGGCCGAGCAGAACCTCCCCGTATTTCCCATCCCCGGCGCTTCTGCCCTTCTCTCGGCTCTAGTGGTCGCTGGCCTCCCGACGGACGCCTTCGCTTTCCACGGCTTTCTGCCGCCGAAGGCTGGTGCCCGAGCCAATGCTCTGAAAAAATACGCCGTTTCACGTGAAACACTGGTCTTCTACGAGTCCCCACGCCGGCTCGCAGATACCCTGACGGCAATGGCGGAGGTTTTGGGCAACCGCCAAGCCGCCGTCTCCCTAGAACTCACCAAGCGTTTTGAGCGCACCCGACGTGGCAGCCTTACTGAACTCGCCGCTTTCTTCGCCGAAAACGATACCAAAGGCGAAGCCGTTATCACCGTTGCTGGCGCGGCTGAGCCGAGTGCCCCTGCCGCGGAAGACTGGCAAGCCGCGCTAACCGAAGCCATGGGAGATCACCCGCTTCGCGCGGCCGTAGATGACATTGCCGCGCGGTTCGGCCTCAAGCGCAAGGAGGTCTACGATGCCGCACTCGCGCTCAAAGACCGTGACTGA
- the rph gene encoding ribonuclease PH, with protein sequence MRPSGRQPTDMRAVKIERNVAMKAEGSCLVSFGNTKVLVTASVETSVPGWLRGKGQGWVTAEYGMLPRATGSRTRREATAGKQSGRTQEIQRLIGRSLRAVVDLQALGEVQVTLDCDVLEADGGTRTASITGAYVALADAIAWMEERKLTKGVVLKDSVAAVSCGIYRGTPLLDLDYLEDVEAETDANFVMTGSGKFVEIQGTAEGAPFDRSELEALMSLAEKGIGELSVLQKQALSA encoded by the coding sequence ATGCGCCCTTCCGGACGTCAGCCCACCGATATGCGAGCCGTCAAGATCGAGCGAAACGTTGCCATGAAGGCCGAAGGCTCCTGCCTCGTTTCCTTCGGCAATACCAAGGTCCTGGTCACCGCATCGGTTGAAACCAGCGTGCCGGGCTGGCTGCGCGGCAAGGGTCAGGGCTGGGTCACCGCCGAATATGGCATGCTCCCGCGCGCCACCGGCTCGCGCACTCGTCGCGAGGCCACCGCCGGCAAGCAGTCCGGCCGCACCCAGGAAATCCAGCGCCTCATCGGCCGCTCGCTCCGCGCTGTGGTCGATCTTCAGGCCTTGGGCGAAGTCCAGGTCACGCTCGATTGTGACGTGCTTGAAGCCGATGGCGGCACCCGCACCGCCTCGATTACCGGAGCCTATGTTGCCTTGGCCGACGCCATTGCCTGGATGGAAGAGCGCAAGCTCACTAAGGGCGTCGTGCTCAAGGATTCGGTGGCGGCCGTCAGCTGCGGCATCTATCGCGGCACCCCGCTCCTTGATCTCGATTACCTCGAAGACGTGGAAGCCGAAACCGACGCCAACTTCGTCATGACCGGTTCGGGCAAGTTCGTCGAAATCCAGGGCACCGCCGAAGGCGCCCCCTTCGATCGCAGCGAGCTCGAAGCGCTGATGAGTCTCGCCGAAAAAGGCATCGGCGAGCTGTCGGTCCTGCAAAAACAGGCGCTCTCCGCATGA
- the hrcA gene encoding heat-inducible transcriptional repressor HrcA — MTRAPEDFLSVLNARSQEIFRRLVERYLDTGVPVGSRDLSRLLQVELSPASVRNVMADLEDLGLIAAPHTSAGRAPTQQGLRFFVDSMLEVGAVDEDHRSQISRQIEGTAGRGKIEDLLSEASSLLSGLSQGAGVVIATKADMVLKHIEFVRLDATRAMAILVGQDGQVENRILDLPPGFTASALQQASNYLAHYVVGRTLAEARRVLNERRAEQRAELDELTQKLVDAGIATLSEPGGNGSPTVIVRGRGNLINDTMASDELLRMRQLFDELESKDGLLELLGDAERGQGVRIFIGSENKLFSLSGSSVILSPYKDANDRVVGVLGVIGPTRLNYARIVPVVDYTANVISQMMARGRPKA, encoded by the coding sequence ATGACCAGGGCTCCCGAAGATTTTTTGAGCGTGCTCAATGCCCGCAGCCAGGAGATTTTCCGGCGGCTGGTGGAGCGCTATCTCGATACCGGGGTGCCGGTCGGCTCGCGGGATTTGAGCCGGCTGCTGCAGGTGGAACTCTCGCCCGCCTCGGTGCGCAATGTCATGGCCGATCTCGAAGACCTGGGGCTGATCGCGGCGCCGCACACATCGGCCGGGCGGGCGCCAACGCAGCAGGGCCTGCGGTTCTTCGTCGATTCGATGCTCGAAGTAGGGGCGGTGGATGAAGACCATCGCAGCCAGATTTCGCGGCAGATCGAAGGCACGGCCGGGCGGGGCAAGATCGAGGATCTCTTAAGCGAAGCGAGCTCGCTCCTTTCCGGCCTCAGCCAGGGCGCGGGGGTGGTGATCGCCACCAAGGCCGACATGGTGCTCAAGCATATCGAATTCGTGCGGCTCGATGCGACGCGGGCCATGGCCATCCTGGTCGGCCAGGATGGGCAGGTGGAAAACCGCATCCTCGACCTGCCGCCGGGATTTACCGCCAGCGCGCTGCAGCAGGCGAGCAATTACCTGGCCCACTATGTCGTGGGCCGAACCCTCGCCGAAGCGCGGCGGGTGCTCAACGAACGACGCGCCGAGCAGCGGGCCGAACTCGACGAGCTGACGCAAAAGCTGGTGGATGCGGGGATTGCGACGCTGAGCGAGCCGGGCGGCAATGGCTCGCCCACCGTCATCGTGCGCGGCCGCGGCAATCTCATCAACGATACCATGGCCAGCGACGAACTGCTGCGCATGCGGCAGCTGTTCGACGAACTTGAAAGCAAGGATGGACTGCTGGAGCTTTTGGGCGACGCCGAGCGCGGGCAGGGGGTCCGCATCTTTATCGGCTCGGAGAACAAGCTGTTTTCGCTGTCGGGCTCGTCGGTGATTCTGTCGCCCTATAAGGATGCCAACGATCGGGTCGTGGGCGTGCTTGGGGTGATTGGGCCGACGCGGCTCAACTATGCGCGGATCGTGCCGGTGGTGGATTACACGGCCAATGTCATTTCACAGATGATGGCGCGTGGGCGGCCGAAGGCTTGA
- a CDS encoding MarC family protein, which yields MNAFLVAFATLFATVGVADIAFIFAALTKDNTPAERRTFATRGVLIALAILMFFAVLGNAILDLFGITIPALRTAGGILLLLIAIDMVFARHSGGTGTTDEEEREARRAQDISVFPLAMPLLAGPGAISAVILLTTGAKSDLEFWMVLAALVTILALAWLTLLIAIPIQRLLGLTGLSVVSRVVGILLAALAVQFVFDGIKASGLLGAA from the coding sequence ATGAACGCCTTCCTGGTTGCCTTCGCCACGCTGTTCGCAACGGTCGGCGTAGCCGACATCGCCTTCATCTTCGCGGCCCTGACCAAGGACAATACGCCGGCCGAACGGCGAACCTTTGCCACCCGCGGCGTGCTGATCGCGCTAGCGATCCTGATGTTCTTTGCCGTGCTCGGCAATGCCATCCTCGATCTCTTCGGCATCACTATCCCGGCCCTACGTACGGCTGGCGGCATCCTCTTGTTGCTGATCGCCATCGACATGGTGTTTGCCCGCCATTCGGGTGGCACCGGCACGACGGATGAAGAAGAGCGCGAGGCGCGGCGGGCGCAGGACATTTCCGTCTTTCCCCTAGCCATGCCGCTGCTCGCCGGGCCGGGTGCTATCAGCGCCGTCATCCTCCTCACCACCGGCGCAAAGTCTGACCTCGAATTCTGGATGGTGCTTGCGGCTCTCGTTACCATTTTGGCCCTAGCCTGGCTGACGCTCTTGATCGCGATCCCGATTCAGCGTCTCCTGGGTCTCACCGGGCTTTCGGTGGTTTCCCGCGTTGTTGGCATCCTGCTGGCCGCGCTCGCGGTGCAGTTCGTCTTCGACGGCATCAAGGCCAGCGGACTGCTTGGCGCTGCGTGA